The genomic region GCTTGATCCAAAGATGGAAATCCCATCTCCATCACTCTTGGTTCTAAACCCATAATGTGTCGGGGAGCTCCTAACATTTGTGTTTCCCGCAGGTTTACAGTCGTGGATATGAACTCCATGAATGATAATATTGGTCACATACTGAATTGTAATGCAAGCTCCATTTGCTATATGAACATTGGCACCTCTACCATCAATAGTCTTATAACTGTTCATGATAAGCTCCTCCTTGAGCTGAATAACCATATCTTTTTGGAAAATAATCCAGAGAGGTTCGGTTTGAATAACAGCGTGCCGCAGAGTGCCAGGTCGAGGATTGACCGGGTCATCGTCATTTGGATCTGTAACTAAATAAAATCTGCCATTCTTACCTCCAATGGCGTTTTTGCCAAATCCGATGGCACAATCAGCCAGTCTCTTTCGGTTGTTAACCCAGTTAGGATCACAACGCCAACAGTCATCGATGGGGTTCCCCGTTTCGCACGAGCTCAGCTTTCTTTTCGAATTATTTAAACTCCTGCACAATAGTTCTTGAAGTAAATAATCTCAACTGTCTGTAATATATGCTAGCTATAAAAAAATGCTAGGACTTTGAAATTCTCTTAATTGAACTGACTTAAATATCTTTTCTGTAGTGAATTTTCTTTCATTGAATCTGTCTCAACGACGACAATTGTTAATTATCCAATGGCATGATGATATGGGTGATAGAAATTTGTTCTATAACTGCTGCATACCAACTACAGTTACAAGAATAGTATTATAGAAATTACAGTGAAGAAAACGTCGAGGAACAGCATAAGAATAAATAGAACATTTATAATAAACCTTGTCATTTAAGATTTCATACTAATGTACTAAATTCAATAAGATATTGGATTTCATTTCTATACTACCATAAATAAATTCTCTAAAATTTCTCAATCATCTGAAAGGCGAAATGGTTACCTTTCAACCATTTGAACTACAAGCTCCGGCTTCTCAACATGATATTTATCACTATTCTCAGCCTTAGTCATATTGAAGGGGGTTCTTATTGATTCCACCATTACTAACTTGATGAAAAA from Cryptomeria japonica chromosome 3, Sugi_1.0, whole genome shotgun sequence harbors:
- the LOC131049433 gene encoding probable pectate lyase 18; this encodes MASRQALQPLFLLLAVFFIKLVMVESIRTPFNMTKAENSDKYHVEKPELVVQMVERSLNNSKRKLSSCETGNPIDDCWRCDPNWVNNRKRLADCAIGFGKNAIGGKNGRFYLVTDPNDDDPVNPRPGTLRHAVIQTEPLWIIFQKDMVIQLKEELIMNSYKTIDGRGANVHIANGACITIQYVTNIIIHGVHIHDCKPAGNTNVRSSPTHYGFRTKSDGDGISIFGSSAIWVDHCSLSSCADGLIDAIMGSTAITISNSFFTHHDKVMLLGHSDAYTEDVKMQVTVAFNHFGEGLVQRMPRCRHGYFHVVNNDYTHWEMYAIGGSANPTINSQGNGFLASDYRFHKEVTKHQDSTEGNWRSVGDLMLNGAFFTASGAKESSSYAKASSMAARPSSIVGSITASSGVLTCRKGSSY